Below is a genomic region from Miscanthus floridulus cultivar M001 chromosome 1, ASM1932011v1, whole genome shotgun sequence.
ACAACCATGTGTCATTCAGTTCACATCTTGAAGATAAATCTATAGTGGAAATAATTAAGCTACTGTGAAATGTATAGCTGCTAAGGAGCTGCACTGTAGATtgtttagttttgtcctaagttaaaCATCTCAAACTCTGACAAAATTTATACAAAACCTATATTAAAATCTATAGTTCCAAACAAATACACTGTCAAGACATATTTCATGGATTTAATTTATTAGTTAGAGAAACAGTAACTTGGTGTGTTCCATGTAGCAGAAGGTTACATGATTCACCACAAACTAGAGCTAACAACTAATTCATTATCTGAACTAGCAAACTCCCAGGGCATTGTGAAATAGGGCTAATCCAGCAATAAGAATTGACAGCTTGAGTGGCACACCAAAAATGCAGCATCAATGTTAACAGTTCCTCATAAAGGTTCAGTCACATGCATGTTAGCTAACCATATCAACACAATCTAGAAACTAGGAACAAATAGTACCAATCTCAACAATCGACCTAAGCTATGACACAATACAACCTAATTCAAGAAATATACCATACCCTATACTATTAGGCTGCATAGAAAATGTCAATACACAATCAATGACAAAGAAATGGTACAGTACTTTAGCAATAAATATACAATGCTAAATAACAACAATTAATGTACAATACTATGAACATCTATATACAGACGTATAAAATGTAAAAGGAAGAGAAGATTATCATACTGGGCTGAGCTTGGTCCTCTTGGAGTCAAGCTTCTGCTTCCTGGCCTTGACACGTGCTGCCTCTGCTAGGGCTGCCATCTTGCGTGCAGTACCGAGGTACGGGTTCAGCTTGAGCACTGCAGCCATATTCTTCAGCGGGTTCTTCCTAGGCTCCCTACGCTTCACCTCCTTGTTGATGGGCTTCACCACTGACTGCACCTCGTCGGAGTTGATGAGCCTGGACAAATCAGCGTTTGCCATCTTGGGCCTCGGGAGCACGAAACCCTTCTTCTTCGCCGATGGCGTGTCGAAGGTACCGTACACCTCATCCAGCTTCTTGAACGCGGACTCAGTCCAGATGACGAACCGGCCAAGGTGGCCACCAGGGGCGAGGTCAAGCAGGTTGAGACGCTCGACATTGGCAACATCAACGCCAGGGAGGTTGCGGAAGGCCTTGACGATCTTAGAGCCCTCAGTGCCGTAGACAACGAGGGGTCCCTTGCGGTTGATGTAGCGGCGGTTGCGCATCTTCCCCTTGCCGGGGCGTATGCCAACGGAGTCCTTGGCCTTCTCAGCATCGGCGTAGGCACCGAGCTGCTTGAGCATCTTGATGGACTGGGCGGTCTTCTCAATGAACTCTGCGGAGTCCGAAACGACGAGCGGAAGCTCGGGGACGGACTCCACGCGGTGGCCGCGGGCGAGGACGAGGGACGGGACGGCGGTGGCGGAGAGGGCGGAGGCGATGGCTACACGGCGGAGGTGGATGTTGACGCGGCGGTGCCAGCGGCGCCAGATCTTGGTGGGCGCGAACATGCGTCCGCCACGGCACATGTTGCCGAAGGCTCCCTGGCCAGCGCGGTGGGTACCACCGCCAGGAACGCGGGGGATACGGGAGACCGCACGCCCCGTGCCCCAGGACTCCGCGGAGGTCTGGTGGCCGGCGCGCCAGGACACCGCATAAGGCTGGCGGCTGTTGCAGGACAGGAGCTTGTGGACGAAGCGGACGATGTCCGGGCGGATCGGCGCGCGGAGGACGTCCGCCAGCGGGACCCCGGCGGAGTCCGTGGACATGTCGCCCTCCAGGGCCCTCACGGAGACCAgggggcgcgcggcggcggccattTTTGGCGGCGGCGAGGGGTAGCGGCGCGGTGGCTTCGGCGGCGGGGTGGAAAGGGTGGAGGCAGGGAGGGAGTGATCGTATATGAGAAGTTGAGAACTGGGGTGTGAGGTCTAGGGTTTGGGAGGTGAGATCTGGACCGTTGATTTTGACTTGCGAAGGAATTGGTGGTGAGCAGGTTAGATTGGGCCGTGCTGATGGGCTGGGCTTGGTAGGTTTTTCCCACGTATTGTTCATTCTCGCGTCTAATAGGTTCCCGTGGCATTAAACTGTTGTACAAGGTTGACATCAATCTGATCCAAATGCAGTTTTCAACTGTTTGGAAAATGGCGTAGAAGATATTTTATCTAAATGAATACTTCTTCTTTttgcaaacacacacacacatttttttgcgaaaaaaatgaaaacatcttctcTTTCAGAGCATCTCCAATTGTTCATGAAAAAATATTCCTCAAATCAATAATTATCCCAACTTCTAAAAAAATACCATGTCTAATTCGCAAAAATATATCACGTCAGCACATATACTTATGTGGCTCTGGCAGCTCGATTAATAAGAATGAAGCTAGTGTAGGAATAGCCTTAGTTGCAATCACCTATAAATAATAGTTAGATTTAGTTTGATAACGAATGCTATGTAGAGATGTTATCCCGTTTACACTCGATATCCACGTATTCGAAGTGGTTTTCCAATGAAACATAGAAATTGATTATTCCCAGTTTTCATCTACCTCTAGTAAGTTCATTGATTccttttctctttttcttcttccactAACCACCCATTTAGCATTCATTTTCTCTTTTTATCAAACATGTCTACAGACCATATTGACACTCATCCAATATAACCATACGGATTTCAAGCACGTCTAGGTGAAGTGGTGAACTGAAGTGCTGTCAAGACCATGGGCCctattcgtttctcttataatccgtatttttcagcttgtttttttttcaaccggaacaacgtttttctctcacatcaaattagtcggaacaatgtttcggcttgtttttttagtgaAGCGAACGGGACCATGTATCCAAGGTTACGATGGGTCTAGAAGATAAGGTTTTCCAAGAGCACAAATCTAATAACTAAGTAAAATGATCTCTATGTATGTGCGGATAACTTCGATTCTTGACAAACTAGCTCTGTCACGAATTGTGCTTTTCTGATGCGTGTATGACTTGTGCGATTAAGGCACAAACTAAAATTAGTACCAATAGATTCAAATAGATCTACTAATAAACCTACTAATTATTAGTTGGACGACTGCTAACTATTAGTTCCATTAGTTGGTTTATGGTTACTAATAAGTGCTAATAGTTCATATACACTTTGAACTCACTATCCAACCATCCATTAGCAGGTGGATCTAACACGATGTCAtgctagctaatttttagtgctaatgaATCCAAACATGCTCTaagtttgtttttttttgtgtgaaACATGTCCACTCAAATTAAGGATTCTACGCTACTCTCAAGAGCAAGGCTCCTCGTCAGACCAAAGGCATGTCTGCCGAGTCTATCGAGCTTAAATACACTAGTAGTGTGCCCGTGCTAACACTACGACAAAATGCAAAACAAGATAAAAATTCTAGAACAATCTATTGTTCCCTTTAAATAAAGCAAAATTCTATTCATGAGAAGGCTCATAGCATGGATGATGTCAATGTCAATACATATAATCGTGTGGTATGTTTTCTCCCATTGCAACACACGAGAATATTTACAAGGATAAATGGCACATAAATAATTTTAGTATTGATATAGGAGAAGATGGCATACTGCACGTTGGCCCAGCATATGCGCAGATTTTGCAGATATATGTCCATACATGGGGTGCCTGCACATTAgactttttttaaagaaaattgcAATAATGTAATGCTAAGTAATGATTTTAAACTTGGAGACGTGAAAAGTAAAATATACCAAGATGTGAATGATGTTACAAAACTACAGTATCTTTTTTTCTATTAGGATGTTGGAACACATGTCAGATATATAGGGACATCATGGCAAGATTAAGAATCAACTTCGAAAATGGTAATATTAATGAGAGATTCAGTGGACAGAGGGCATATAAGTGGTTTGGGCTATAAACTGTCATGTTAGATTGCTCCTTTTGGC
It encodes:
- the LOC136479749 gene encoding large ribosomal subunit protein uL4z-like; protein product: MAAAARPLVSVRALEGDMSTDSAGVPLADVLRAPIRPDIVRFVHKLLSCNSRQPYAVSWRAGHQTSAESWGTGRAVSRIPRVPGGGTHRAGQGAFGNMCRGGRMFAPTKIWRRWHRRVNIHLRRVAIASALSATAVPSLVLARGHRVESVPELPLVVSDSAEFIEKTAQSIKMLKQLGAYADAEKAKDSVGIRPGKGKMRNRRYINRKGPLVVYGTEGSKIVKAFRNLPGVDVANVERLNLLDLAPGGHLGRFVIWTESAFKKLDEVYGTFDTPSAKKKGFVLPRPKMANADLSRLINSDEVQSVVKPINKEVKRREPRKNPLKNMAAVLKLNPYLGTARKMAALAEAARVKARKQKLDSKRTKLSPEEASKVKAAGKAWYKTMISDSDYTEFENFTKWLGVTQ